The Leishmania panamensis strain MHOM/PA/94/PSC-1 chromosome 12 sequence genome includes the window GCACGGGGGTGCGACGGGGTCTCGTCGACGCCAACGCCGCACACCAGCGCAAGTACTAGCCAACCAGGGCGGCGACAGTGGATCTCAAGGTGCTGCCGGTGACGCTGTGAACTCTGTAGAGAGGCTTCTGAAGAAACATGAGGTGACTGCCGACGGCGGCTCCGCCAACGCTATCCCGGTTTCACTCAAATTTCGGTCGAGGGTAAAGAATGGGCTAGTGACACCTCCCACGCGTGCCGAGGAGCCGGCATCtggtggaggcagcggcagtgacggTGATGACCTTGGCGGGCCGGCTTCTCTGTCATCTTCGGCGATGTCGATCATAAATGAGCAGCAACATCAGCTCTTGACAAACCCCTTCCGTGGCCTGCACGCCGATGTGTCCCGCAGCTATCGTGTCGACCAGCTGATGGAGGGGGCGACCGCGACTGACTTGATCCTCGCCcggcaagagaagaagtccaccgctttctccttcttACACTTtcgcgctggtgcgcgtTTCTATGAAGGACACTGGGGGAGCGTGGCTGACATGCAGGCGCAGCTCGATACGTTCGCCAAGGCTACGCAGACGACCTCGTCAAAGCGCATCTCTACTTCATACTTGCGCGGCACGCCGATCCCTGGCTTCACGCTATTCAACAACGATCTCGGCTTGCAAAGCCCGTTAGTGCAGTGTAGCTATCCGCTAATCGTTGCTCAgcggctgttgctgttccCCGATCATTTGCGGCACTTCCACACCATCTGCGGACGTGAGCAAGTGCCGTGTGACTTCTACGCAGACCTCGACCTTCCCGGCGAGTCTGCCGTCGGGGCGGAgaagacgctgctggaggtacTGAAATACCTGGAGGTGCGGTTGCCCGGTGTGGGTTTCACTGACCCCTTCTTTCTCGTCCTGACGAACGCCGTACCAAGCAAGGATAAGATGTCGTACCACATTCATGCTCGGAGCTTCACGCACTTGAAACATCGAGCGCtcgacaccagcagcggggcACAGCGCAAGTCATCATGCAGGAAGACAAAGACGCGCCGCAAGAAGGCACCGACAGCGTCAACCCGCCGCGGATTAGACGAAGAGAGTATAGACGAGGAGCACGACAGCGATCCCTACGACGACCTGAGTGACATGGTCAGCGCCGTGGATGGCAACCCCAAGGGGTCGGCGTCTTCGCGCCGCGGCAGTGCTGACCTCACCAGGGTGGTGGCGTTTCAGGACTACCGCGCAGTAAAGCTTATCGCTGACGAGGTGAATCAAACACTCGGTCGGGATATCATTGACCAAAACTGCTACCGACCAAACGGtatgctgcgctgcgtcttCAGCGCAAAGATGCCCTCTGCGCAGGATCACAATTACCGTCTGCAGTCCGAGAGCAGCGTGGAGGCAGCGCGCAGGCGACTTGTGCCGCTTGTGACAGCCTCCGACCCGGCATTGCAGCGGTACTTGTCGGAGACCGAGTCGGTGCTCCGCACCATGACCGATCCTGAAATCCTGGAGCTGACCTTCGTCACCAGGCATCTGGACGCGGACCCCAAGGTGATCAAGGCCGTCCACGAGCATGCTGCGAGTCTCGTGGCGCACAAGAGCCACGGCCAGGACGGGAgtgcggagcagcagcaccgcgccgccgtgctgcatGCGACAAGAAAGTATGGCTTTAAGCTGATTCGCTCACGCCAGATCATGGGCCCACAGGCAACGCAGGCTGCGGAGTACGATGCCTATGGCAACGTCGTGTCACCCTTCCTTACAGAGGCTGCAAAGTGGCGCCGTTTCAAGACGGTCAcggcgaagctgcgcaccTTGCCACCTCGGGCGGCGGAGACCTATGacgtgtgggtgcgcgtcGGCCTCGCCCTCCATAACTTCAGCAACGAGGACCACGTCTTCGAGGAGTGGGTGCTTTTCTCGCTCAAGTCACCGCTCAAGTACTCGCGCGAGGTGTGCCGCAAGAAGTGGGTGCAGTTCGAGCGTAATCCCGACGCGCTGAACTGGCGCCGCGGGTACAACTACCTGAATTCGACCGTGTGGCGCCAGGTGTGACGGGGccaaagggggagaggaggcggggagaTGAGGAAGGGTGGGTATACACATGCTTGCTACACACTCCACATGCGCATCACGTGGGGGCGCTGACAGGCTGCGAAGGACAGGCAGAAGGGTTGTGAAGGTGCTCTGTTGCGGCACACGCTTGccgtcgtttttttttttatagGGCTGGCAAGCGTGTGCCGTTGGAGAGGCGGCAGGTATCGCGTGGAGCGAGGaagcggtgcgtgtgtgtgtgtaagccATGCGCTTGTGGTTCGCCCTTAAGAGTCCAGGAATGTCTTCTTGTGGGCTTGCTGAAGCGTAACAacagagacggagagagagagaggggggggaaggaatgGCGGGAGGAACAAGAGCCCACTGTGGTGTCAGTGGCTGTGGTGACGATGATGGCGTTGATGAATAGGTGGATGAGTGAGGGGTGGCGTGTGAGCTCAAAGCGCGCGTTTGTGGCAGTCCTAAAACTgtctactctctctctcctctcccttacCGCGGGTGTTCATCACACGCGCCACTTAaatgcgccgccgcctgcactTTCTCTTGGTCTCTGTCACTCCTCATTTCCTTCGCAGGTTTTGCTTCCCCACATcattcctcctctcttccctgtgTTGAATgggccccctctcctttcttcaaCTGACTTCTTTCCAGCACCCCTGCACTCCTTCTCTTACGTCTCCTTCGCTTTTCTCATCACCCCACCCTTGACGTGTCTTGCGTACGTGCCACAgtcgctgcttctctccacctgcgcctttctctcggcaactcctcctccttcccccc containing:
- a CDS encoding primase 2, putative (TriTrypDB/GeneDB-style sysID: LpmP.12.0640), whose protein sequence is MSIINEQQHQLLTNPFRGLHADVSRSYRVDQLMEGATATDLILARQEKKSTAFSFLHFRAGARFYEGHWGSVADMQAQLDTFAKATQTTSSKRISTSYLRGTPIPGFTLFNNDLGLQSPLVQCSYPLIVAQRLLLFPDHLRHFHTICGREQVPCDFYADLDLPGESAVGAEKTLLEVLKYLEVRLPGVGFTDPFFLVLTNAVPSKDKMSYHIHARSFTHLKHRALDTSSGAQRKSSCRKTKTRRKKAPTASTRRGLDEESIDEEHDSDPYDDLSDMVSAVDGNPKGSASSRRGSADLTRVVAFQDYRAVKLIADEVNQTLGRDIIDQNCYRPNGMLRCVFSAKMPSAQDHNYRLQSESSVEAARRRLVPLVTASDPALQRYLSETESVLRTMTDPEILELTFVTRHLDADPKVIKAVHEHAASLVAHKSHGQDGSAEQQHRAAVLHATRKYGFKLIRSRQIMGPQATQAAEYDAYGNVVSPFLTEAAKWRRFKTVTAKLRTLPPRAAETYDVWVRVGLALHNFSNEDHVFEEWVLFSLKSPLKYSREVCRKKWVQFERNPDALNWRRGYNYLNSTVWRQV